The Columba livia isolate bColLiv1 breed racing homer chromosome 13, bColLiv1.pat.W.v2, whole genome shotgun sequence genome has a segment encoding these proteins:
- the LOC102091565 gene encoding calpain small subunit 1-like — MFLAKALLSGASGSGGGGSLARGLGGLLTGGGHGGNLGGLVGGLVNLISEAAAQYNPEPPPPPHSHFTNVEACESEEIRRFRRLFAQLAGDDMEVCATELRDILNKVVSRHQDLKTNGFSLDTCRSMVAVMDTDTNGKLGFEEFKYLWNNIKKWQGVYKQYDTNQSGTVGRAQLPDALKAAGFHLNEQLCQVIVRRYADEDGSMDFNSFISCLVRLDGMFRAFKSLDRDGNGQIKVTIEDWLQLTMYS; from the coding sequence ATGTTCCTCGCGAAAGCTTTGCTGAGTGGAGCAAGTGGCAGTGGCGGTGGAGGGAGCCTTGCACGTGGCCTTGGAGGTCTTCTAACCGGAGGCGGGCATGGAGGGAATCTTGGAGGACTTGTTGGAGGTCTCGTCAATCTTATAagtgaagcagcagctcagtataatccagagccacctccacctCCCCACAGTCATTTTACAAACGTGGAAGCCTGTGAGAGCGAGGAGATCAGACGGTTTCGTCGCCTTTTTGCCCAGCTGGCTGGAGATGATATGGAAGTGTGTGCCACAGAGCTAAGGGACATCCTGAACAAAGTGGTTTCCAGACATCAAGACTTGAAGACCAATGGCTTCAGCTTAGACACATGCCGTAGCATGGTAGCCGTCATGGACACTGATACCAATGGCAAACTGGGCTTTGAAGAGTTTAAGTACCTGTGGAACAACATCAAGAAATGGCAAGGTGTGTACAAGCAGTACGATACCAATCAGTCAGGCACTGTTGGGAGAGCTCAGCTGCCAGATGCCTTGAAGGCTGCAGGGTTCCACCTGAATGAACAGCTCTGCCAGGTCATCGTGCGCAGGTATGCCGATGAGGATGGCAGCATGGATTTCAACAGCTTCATCAGCTGCTTGGTACGACTGGACGGCATGTTCCGGGCTTTCAAGTCTCTGGACCGAGATGGAAATGGACAGATCAAAGTGACCATCGAAGACTGGCTGCAGCTGACCATGTATTCGTGA